Below is a genomic region from Oryzias melastigma strain HK-1 linkage group LG7, ASM292280v2, whole genome shotgun sequence.
ttaattttagcCACCTGCTCGTCTGTTTTCATCCACGGTCTTTTGCCTCTTGTGGGCCGTTCACACATGCAGATGCTGAAAGACGGCTAAAGGCAACAGCTAAATGcctctttatttattgttttttttcccccatgcAGCCCCACCGAGCATAAGCGACTCTTTAAgtaatgtgtcaaagtcattttatattgttactaatgacccgatgttatcttgcgctcatttctaacttctataattttgacaaaatatacatttttggagagtaaaatattgaaagttatttcatgtttaagttgatttattctggaaaaatattcccgcctttttattcttaatttttaaagttttaaagtaaaaagaaaatgggcattctgctagcttttgaactattttggcatttactaagaattttttttggctatttgaagtttagctaatatttcagccacatgctagttGGTTTGGTCAATtagggctttttttgttgttgtccatTTTGAAGtctaggtaatatttcagctaaatgttagctgttttggctaatttaggctttttttgttgtgtccATTTTGAAGtctaggtaatatttcagctaaatgttagctgttttggctaatttaggctttttttctctttttttgtccattttgaagtctgggtaatatttcagctaaatgttagctgttttggctaatttaggcttttttttctctttttttgtccattttgaagtttagctaatatttcagctaaatgttagctgttttggctaatttaggctttttttgttgtgtccATTTTGAAGtctaggtaatatttcagctaaatgttagccgttttggctaatttaggctttttttctcttttttgtccattttgaagtctgggtaatatttcagctaaatgttagctgttttggctaatttaggctttttttctcttttttgtccattttgaagtctaggtaatatttcagctaaatgttagctgttttggctaatttaggctttttttctcttttttgtccattttgaagtttagctaatattccagctaaatgttagctgttttggctaatttaggctttttttctctttttttggccattttgaagtttagctaaaatttcagctaaatgttagctgttttggctaatttaggctttttttctctttttttgtccattttgaagtttagccaatatttcagctaaatgctagtagttttgcctaatttaggcttttttttaagttttttaggctgttttggagtatttccgctacatgcttactgtttttgctaatttatgtttttttttcagttgtataggctattttgaactttagctattttttaagctacatgctagttgtttttttttttttttttagtcttttaggctaatttggcatttagctattatttttatctggctatcagcttcagtatttttagttatcaatttcagcatcttcagctattagcactagcatcttcagctattagcactagcatcttcagctgccaaattcagcttaaaacaTTCATACTggcattatcacagttaatgttttatatctagttcataattatgttaaaaagttacggatttaaagttttataaatgtagttctagtgtgtttattaaatgtttacccttttcggcccgcgacttaaggtgtgttttggattttagccccctgtgcaattgagtttgacacccctgctttaagtcCTCACACAAACACCAGGATCGAAAGAAAGATAGAAAGTCGGGAGGGAAAATATGGCTGTTTATGTTCTTACACACGGTGCAAGCTCCACCCAAATAGGGGCTAAATGTAATAGATCATAATTTTAGATTGGACAACAAAATCCTGTGTGCAAACAGATATTATCAACGTAAACATCACTTAAAAACCAACACCACTGACTGCGTAACTTATTAATAAAGCTATGGCCAACCAGTGTGTCCCTTCCCTTCTGTAGACCTCCCTATTGCTGCCTGTTCAAGCCATAGTCATCGGCCTTATCCTGGCTTTGCTGTATTGGTGTTTCGGCGCATTGTGGTAGCAAAGGTACATATTACTCCTGTCAAGTTGGCCTACATCTGTCATTTTCATTAGTAGCTTTTGGATCATTGCATGGCCTAGTCAGGGTTTCTTCATTTCCCAGAATGCCTTCCTCATGgggagattttaaaaagtgctgcCTGAAAAATCTAACCTCTTTAATCATCCAAATGCATCATTTGTCGTGTCTGTCTTGTCCGAATTAATGATTAACAAATTATCTGCTCAGCTTGCCTGGATCCCTGTTcacatttgttattttggctTTCTATCATCTGTGCTTTTCCCAGATTCAAAGCTTGTCTTGCTTAAGGGTTGGGCTACCTTTTGATGGAAAGGTGATGCTgagctttttctcttttctcccttttttcttctttccagaAGCCGTGGATGATCTGGGGCCCCGTGGTTGCTGTGGCTCTGACAGCTGTGACTGCTGCTGTGATCTTCAAAACCTAAGGGCAATGCTTTCAAACATGCACACGCGCATTCTGGAAACCCATGTTTGTCACGAGATGTTGAAACTTGCCCCCTTATCGTATCTGCACTAATAACAGGGAGGGTTCCTATTTAATTGCATAATTCTTAAGACGCTCTATCTTAAATGGCGGGATGCTAACAAACGAATGTTGGTCTTTTTTGAGTGAATCAGtaagtttgtgtgtctgttacTGGAGGGAAGTTAAGTTGTCATTTATCGATTTGACTCATAGGATCATCCATTAATGAATGTAAAACTGCTTCCCAAACGAATATCTCCAAAATCTTAACGCTTTATGTGTTTATTGTCATAGAATAATCACCACCACTGGAGGATGATGGGTAACAGTTCACTGACTGATGTTTGTGTCGGACACGGCTTTGTCGATAGATGTCTTGCTGATGTGAAGATGAATGAAGGCAAagttaaaaagagaaacatttgatttcaatttttttttccactggagCATCATTAAACAGAACTGAAAAAACTTCCTCTCTGAGCTTCTTTAATGTAGAGACTCAAAGGAGAACTGCACTTTCTTTAtgcttttcattgaaaaaacagaagataaatTCATTTGTCCCAGCTGCAGTCCACTCAAGCAGAATATAACGCTACTCCCCCCCCATACTTTCTTGAAACATTTCACCTCTCATCCAAGTTTATCGAAGAAGCCATTAAACATTTCAGGAAAGGAGATTTTACGTCTAGATGCCATGACTTAACCTCCAAACAACTCACCATGCAGGATAAACGAGAACCACCAATACTATTCCAGTGAACATGTAGTCAAATTTAACTGATTCTACTGAAAGGTCCCCAAATTACAACTAAACgcagcaaaaactgatgttaataatatatattcatCTTTTAAGTTCCATTTCAGTAACATTTTAATCTATTCTAAAAGCCTTCTAGGTGGttctttaattatgaatatttttaacacattttaaaaatgtatcattttctaggacatagtttctgcagagcggcaggagttcatcagataATTATATCTGAGTTGTGAGATcagcactcatttcccatcatccctttgttgaCACTATCTCCCTCTagctcaggggtgtcaaactgaaagCCTCCAGGGCCGAtctcctgctgcttttccaGAAATCTTACCTTAATAGCTGCTAATTACCTGGATCATGTTTGTTTAGCCATTAAGGAGCTTCAacagcaggttggttggaaaatatgaaggacaccggccctcaaggcctggagtttgacacccctgtgctAGCTTGTTAGCTTGTGCTACTAATATAACAAGCTAGCTTGAGCTAGaactcaagctaacattagcagtgcaacaataatgcaatatcagagctatctagCCATATAGTTTTAAGCCATATGCCAGAGgaccggtgtcctacatgttttctacCAACCTgacattgaagctccttattggctaaacactcctgatccaggtaaccagtAGCAGATAAAGCTAGATTTCTGAAAAGCCAGCATGAGGCCGGCCCTCGGGAATGACTgcggacacccctgatctaattgACGGCAAGTGGATACATTGGAACCATCAACCAACCACCGAACACACACAAAGTTTCAGTATACAATAAAAATTTATTCCACTTCCAGGATTTGCTTTGCATACAAATTCTAAACCAAATGTGAGGATGTCatttgacttcctttcaaagtaGTCAAAGCTCACTTGCTGCTGTTTTGCCTGCCTTTTTCCGGCTTTGTTTGGAATGACATTTACAATTGTTGCTGTGTTGACAGCAAGAGACCCAAGGTGTTTGTTCCTAACAAATCAGGTTTGTCCTGTTGTCCAATCTACACATCAACTGatgctcttttcattttttatgtttgtgtttttttacaaagcCGTTCAGTTGTAGATTTCAGAGGGACTCTCGAGTAAGACTGTTGAGGAACAAGTTcagacattttaacatttaaagatccactcaaTTCCTGGAGGCCACAGTTTCAGATCTGAATCGGTCCAGAATCGGAGGAAGATTCTCCATGAGACTGAAGGCAGAGTGCCTGCTTGAAAGGGAGAACCTCCacatgttttctgctgcagcaaaTGACTCATCTGGCTCTTTTGGTCATGTCACTCCCTCAACTTTACGAAAGCTCAAACAATTCTGGCGCAGCTCTATAGGGAAATTAAGAAATGAAATAGTTTGGCCATGACCTCATAAGAAAACTGCTCAGAATTTTACAGATACAGTTACAATAAACCTGGCATGCAAAATGTCCTGAATATTTAAACACTCTAACTACAAACTGGCTTTTTCTAGGACAAACATCGTCATGTTTCAACTTGACATGAGGTCTTATTTTTCACAATGCTCGTGATCTCACTTTAACACTAGCAGACAGTGATGTAGCATTTTCTTTCTATTGGCTCTGCTGTGTCAGGATTTCCTTTCTGGATCCACTGTGACATGAAACATGTGAGTAGATTTAAGACAGCCCCTCTGTCTTATATAAACTCAAACACGAGAATTCTTCCAGTGCAGGCTAAGCATCTCTGTGTCCATTTATTCTGCTCTACTTTGTATGTAGGTCATCTTTAGTGGACCAGCGATGCTGCAGGATGACAGTTAAACACCACTGTGGTGTTATCAGGGGCAAAGAAGTACAGAGAGCATgctgaaaaaatgtctcaacaaCACCAAAAATAGTTATTTCTTTGTGCTTatgcaacttttgtttttatcacgTGTTCATATTTAAGATACACTGTCAGTTTGAGACCGTAGTATGGTCAATTCCCTGTCGATGAGCTTTGATTGGGTCTCCGAAATGCCTTTGAATGAGGTCTAAATAAGAGGTTTGCATGTGTCATTTACTGCTGCATCCCAAAGTACTAAAATTGCTcacagctgctcctccagctgaGGCAGAAGTGTCCTCTCATGGTCTGTGGATGAGCTAAATCTCCACTGATCTTTGCAAATAACAGCCTGCAGACGGGCCACAGTTTGCCTCTACCATGACACCCAGTGGTAAGTAGTGGCCTCGAGGTTAAAAGACATACTGTAATGataatgcagtttgaaaacatttattttcatcctttgacataatattttttactaaaaatagtCAACTTTAACCTAATATTGAgagtaataacattttatttttgtggggcaaggtttttttaaataaattccaaCATTTAAGCCATTCACTCCAAATCACAAAACCTCCAATAGATTTTTATAAATCTATTATTCATCAATTGTACCactcattttacattttaaatatgttttttttacagccaTCTACTGCGTTCACTTTAAAAGTTTGACCGAATGAGTGGCCTGGTTTTCTTTCATGGTAGAAAACAATCAATAAGTTTTAACCAGAGCAACAATACCACGGACTGGAGAAACACAACAACTCCCACAGGGACGCATTATCTTTTTCAGCATACggttcttttatttaaacctttttttaacagaaaaaaagaataaggaATCTCAGAGATTCTGTGTCAAACTAATCAACTTTTGTTCACATGCCTGCAAGTggctgaaaaacaaagaaagggAATAATCATCTGAACGTAAGTTTGGACACTTTTACAAATGGCCgctgtaaaaattaaaacagttggTACCTTCtccacattgttttttttttattttttaaatgttcttcctCTTGTGGTATTGTATGATAATGTGCATGTTTCATCTATTTTAGGTGAAATATGGCAGCTGATTTAGATGTGGTGAACCTGTTTGTTATTGCTGGAGGAACACTGGCTATTCCCATCCTGGCTTTTCTGGCCTCCTTCCTGCTCTGGCCATCTGTACTCATAAAAGTGTATTACTGGTAGGTGCAGAAAATACTCCAACTGTTGATATAAAGGAGATTTCAGAACATCTTGATGGTCTACATTtatatgaaaattaaattaaaaaaaagctttttaaaacatataattaGATGTATATCTAACAAATACTCTGAAGTAATTTATAATCTGATTTTATTaggtaaaagtacatttttttgtaatagttctaatatttttggacattttcattCATGTTGTTTTCTCAGCTTTGGCATCAAACTCATGTTGTGGTGTCCATAGAGACACGCTATTTAATTTCTTAATGGAAATAGGCACTTTGACAAAGTTGTTTCCTGTTATAAAATCTATTTCTATTTCTTTGTAGGCctatgatatttttttgttgtgtgttaAATATTATATGTTTGATATTCATGCTCTTCCCGTGCATAAACATGGGTCATTTCcaggcttcctcccactgtccaaaaacatgcttcataggttaattggctTCTTTAAGTGCCCATTTTTGTGGATGGACATGTTTGATATTGTGGTTTGACACAATCTATTTCAGTCTCACATTTTTCcttattaaaaagtaataaaataatgtatacTTTCCTAAtagaataaatactttttttttttagaaaacaagtcttcttttttaacatcAGGTGTACACATTTGCACAGGTACTGGAGGAGAACTTTGGGTCTGCAGGTACGTTATGCAGATTGTGGAGGTTATCGGTTCTGTTACTCCTACAGAGGAAAGCCTGGATTAAGACCTTCTATCTTAATGCTCCATGGATTCTCAGCTCACAAAGACACATGGCTGACTGTTGTCAAGGTAACAATAACTCTGATCTGTGGCTAACATAAAAATGAGGCTGtccaagggaaaaaaaagtggaactAATGTCTGTTTAAAGtgaaaaactgaatatttaatcTGAAAAGCATGAAGCTAAGCTTTATAATAAATGAACTTTGGagattttttgtttgcaattttcAGACTGTAAGtgtctaaaaataatttagaaattttagccaaaagagtataattttttcataataattataaaataaatgttattgtaaaataaaagtgtgtttgaTACCCTCAGGGCTTCACAGTACTTTCTgaaaattgttactttttacaatttgaaaaaatgtaatacttgTATTGACCTGCAAGTATTCACCTCTTGTGATCTAGTATCTACCCAAACATCTGCACATTGTGTGTGTGGACATGCCAGGCCATGAAGGAACAACACGCACCAACACGGATGATTATTCTATTCAGGGGCAAGTCAGGAGGATCCATCAGGTATGTTAgtgctataaaaaaaagttcacatcagatactcaaatattttttttttttaattatttctcaaTGTTTCCAGTTTGTGGAATCCATTCACCTAAACAGGAAACCCTTTCATCTGGTTGGAACCTCCATGGGGGGAAATGTTGGAGGAGTTTATGCAGCTTGTTATCCTTCAGAACTCTGCAGCATGACTCTCATTTGTCCAGACGGTCAGTGACTGCATGCGTTTATTTGTGGCACTTTAGTTAGAGACATCACCGGAGTCTGCACTGTCACATTATCGGGTCTAAActtgcaaatatatatattaaaagtcatttgtttttagGTCAAAACATGTTTGGCTTGGTCCAGCACTGCACACAGTCCAgtaaatttggattttaatCCATCTGACATTCTAATTACAAAACACGGTTGCATGGTTGGTcacattttgtgtgtatttgacttttttttttcattacacctttagaatgcattttattttagcgTCAAATCTATTTGgctttccaaaaaataaaaagttcttctagtttaaaataaactttcacaAGAGGAAGTTGAAAGCTCTGGAAAACTTTTTATATTGAAACTGAGGGCAAGTTAATTCCATgtgttgcctttttttcttttttggaagcctggaagaaataaaatttaatgaGATGAAGATTTATTGAGATGTTGCAAAATCAATTAAGTCACAGCAGGGTTCTCTGAAAGTGTAATAAGGCACAGGTTTTCCCACACTTTTAATGCATGTGATAGATACTTTTAGAGTTAAAATATTTGAAGGGTgtggtataaataaataataacaaaaaaatttttaaaaatgtatttgacaaTCAGAAGGACTAGAACTTGGTTCTGAAAGGCTTTTAAACAGGTGGAAAGATGACAGGATGCACAAGTCTTATCAAACAACAAAAGGCCTAAatggtttttacatgttttattaaaatctttaaaattgcCAGAGCCTCTTCAAAGGTTATTATGAGAACCAGATTTAATTCCTAATCCACATTATTTGAGATTATAGgtttatagttttatttctttgtccTTTTCTCTTTTATACCACGGTCAAACATCAGTATATAAGTGTTTTTCTGCTACAGGAATAAGACATCCGTGTGAGACCAAGTTTGACAATCACTTACAGGACCTGGAGCACAGCAATTACACCCTCAGCATCCCACTGATCCCTACTACaccagaggagatggaggacaTGTTCAGACTGTGCTCCCACGTTCGCTTCAGAATTCCTCAGCAGGTCAAGTCCATACTTGTAACATGAGTTTTCTTTTCGTTACAATGGACACCAGAAACttgaaaatctatgaaaaaaaatgtttgattcatttAGTGGATACttcaatcctattttttttattatttagattcTTCAAGGACTGGTAGATGTCCGACTGCCTCACAACACGTTTTATGAAGAAGGTTCGTTTTCTtataaaaaggaacattttgtaatgtttttcatACTCAaacaacatgtaaataaaaccattgttttcatttctgcagtATTTATGGAGATTGTTGGTGAGAAGTCAAGATATGCTTTACAAGAGCACCTGCATCTCATAACTGCTCCTCTACAAGTGATTTGGGGTAAACAAGATCAggtaaatatgttaaaatattaacttctTTTGGTTATTGAGATGACTTATTGACACATTTTGCCacca
It encodes:
- the abhd6b gene encoding monoacylglycerol lipase ABHD6b, producing the protein MAADLDVVNLFVIAGGTLAIPILAFLASFLLWPSVLIKVYYWYWRRTLGLQVRYADCGGYRFCYSYRGKPGLRPSILMLHGFSAHKDTWLTVVKYLPKHLHIVCVDMPGHEGTTRTNTDDYSIQGQVRRIHQFVESIHLNRKPFHLVGTSMGGNVGGVYAACYPSELCSMTLICPDGIRHPCETKFDNHLQDLEHSNYTLSIPLIPTTPEEMEDMFRLCSHVRFRIPQQILQGLVDVRLPHNTFYEEVFMEIVGEKSRYALQEHLHLITAPLQVIWGKQDQVVDVSGASVIAELLPGCRVDLLENCGHSVVMEKPCRTAKLILEFIILQQNARGGTKKSS